The following is a genomic window from Mustela lutreola isolate mMusLut2 chromosome 5, mMusLut2.pri, whole genome shotgun sequence.
GCGGTGGGAACACCCCACATCCAGATAGAGTGATCTATCCCCTCTCTCCTGAAGCCACAGCACTGCCCACCTCCTAAGACGCTGGGAGGAAACACTTTCTCTCTTCAAaccaccccccactccacccTAACCATAGGCCCGAGGTTGATCTACCTGAGGTCAAAGGGTGGCCGACCtaaggtaaaaaaataatttccattaaGTCGGTGGACCCACCCACCAACACTCTGGTGATGGCGGGTGGTCCTGGCTGCTTCCatccaccctgccccccaccccaagggtGGGTCGCACTTGGTGCATTCAGGGCAGCCCACCTATCCTATGGCCACAGAGCTCGCCCGCACCCTCAAAATCCAGCAGCGATGGGGAGACTCACGATCATCTTCTTATAGAGACCGTAGTGCAAGACCAAACTATGGGTCAATGCCAAGCGATGGGGCTTCATAGGGTGCCCTGCCCCtgggggtgggagaagagagTTCGTCAGTTCCTGTCGCTGGAGTTTTAGCCCCCGCCTCGAACCTCCGCGTCCCGAAGCCCCTCGCGTACGGCCTTGCTCCCTCACCGTAGTGGAAGTTGCCCACGTCTGGGTCGTAGAAATAGGCCACGGTCTTGGCCATGGTGCCGGCGGGAGAAGGCCCCGCGCCTCAGCCGCCCGCCCGGCCACTTGCCCCACCCCCGCTCCTACGTGCTGCGTAAGCACGCAGCCTGCCTCTGCGGAACCGGGAAGTCCAGGCCCCGCCTCCCAGACCACGCCCCCTGCGGAGTTCCGCCCCTCGCTTGGCTTCGCCCTTCTAGGTTCCGGAGCGTTAGCATCTACGCTCTGCAGAGGACCGGTAGCATCGGTTCTAGGATGCGAGGGTCATCTCCTCCGGGGCAGGGGTCAGATCCTCGGGAATCCGAGACATCTCGTCCAGCCAGCTGCCCCAAACGGGGCGCAGGCCATTGTCACCAGTCTAGGAGACTCCGGAGAACCGCCACTCCGTCCCTCTCCGGTGCAGAAAGCCAGCTTCCCGTGGTCCGGTGGGAAGATTCCTGGCTATCCACCAGATCGAGGCATCTGAGGGCAGGAGATGAGCCAAGCATGCGGGATAGAACAGTGGAGAGCACTTTGTTCTGACTGCCTGTCCTCCCCACCTGAACTCTGACTCGGCGCCGCACACTCCCCCcgggggggggcggaggggggcggCGCAGTCACGCGCGCCCCACACTTGCGCTCACAAGCACGCAAGGCTCTCTCTCTCCGCCCCGCACACCTGCGCTCCGCCCCCTGGTCCCGGGCTGGCGACTGGAGAAGGCATTTGGGAACCTAGGGCGGCTGCGGCGGCGCCCCCCCCAATCCccatttccttccccttcccacagCCGGAGTTGTCCGGAGCCAGCCGCCGCTCCCAACCAGCCCGCATCCCTCttcatccttccctccccccgcctgccGCGGCACCGGTATCTGCAGCCAGAGCCCGGAGCCGGTGAGGCGgcgagggggggagggggaggaagcaagGGATGAGCGCCTGGAGGGCGTCGGGGGCCCTAAGCCGGACTAGGACGTCCCTGGAGCCGGAACCCGAGCCGGAGCCGGAACCAGAATCAAGCCACCGGTACCGAGTGGGCCAAGTGGTCAGGATGGGAGGAAACGAAAGGGGTGGCGTTGTGCGGGAAtacaggcaggggagggggttgcAAAGGCCTGGCTCAGGCCCACGCGGAGGAGGTGCGGACGCTGACTCAGGCGCGATTCTTGCGCCGGCCGCCTGAGAATTCCGTCCCATCTCGCTCTGCAGTGTCCTTGGGAGGGACGGAAGCTCAGGACAAGCTGGAAAGGGGAACGCTCTGGGCGTCGGGGAAGCAGGATCAGGGTCGTGGAAGAGGGCTTGCGCAGCCACCGTCTGGCACCCCTGCCCCGGACCAGCACCCCTGGCACGGACAGCTCCTTGGTTGGGTAGGGGGGGTGGGGCCGGACCTCAGAGGCTCGTCGGTTTCGGGTCCTGAGGACCGAATTCCtatccctcccccagtccctagCTGCAGCCCCCTACCCCCAGGAGGCGCCCTGGCCCGCGCTCGCCCCCCAGGGCCTCATGTCGGAACCACAGCCTGACCTGGAGCCGCCCCAACATGGGTTATAcatgctcttcctgcttgtgctggtCTTCTTCCTCATGGGCCTCGTAGGCTTCATGATCTGCCACGTGCTCAAGAAGAAGGGCTACCGCTGCCGCACGTCGAGGGGCTCGGAGCCCGACGATGCCCAGCTCCAGCCCCGTGAGTGAGGAGCCTAGAACCCGGCTCAGTCACCTTCCTCCCATTTCCTTCACCCCATACCTCTTTCTGACTTCCTGATCGAGAGACCCAGGCCAAATCCTGACCAAGCCTTAAGGAGGCTTAATGATGCTTTCTTGAGTCAGCAACTGGGATGACACCACCCTGAAAGCAAGCCTAGGAAAGGCAGCATGGGTGGGAAGGGCCCACTGTTGATAGTCTTGGACTCCCACTGACTTTCCCATCTTTTCTGCCCTGGCCCCCAAATGCTAACATCCAGCATGATGGTAAATAGACAAAGGGATAGGTCTTGAGCAGTAAGCCACAGAAGCCACCAGGTAATGTCCACCCAAAGCTGACTCACTTCCTGCTTCCTTGCCAACCTCTCATCCTTCAGCTGAAGACGATGACATGAATGAGGACACCGTAGAGAGGATTGTTCGCTGCATCATCCAAAATGAAGGTGGGTGTAGGCTGGCCATTTACTCTCCCCGCCCCTGACCCCTGCTCAACTTTCTTTTGCCCTGACCTCCACCTCCACTgactccctcttttccttctcccctcagCCAATGCTGAGGCCTTGAAGGAGATGCTGGGGGACAGTGAAGGAGAAGGGACAGTGCAGCTGTCCAGGTGAGCTGGAAACAAGGGCCAGCATGACTTAGCTTGCCTTGGAGAGTACCCTCTCCTCCAGCACAATCCTTTCCCAATGTCCTCGCATGTCTGGGGGGCCGGGAGGGAGGCAAAGCTGGCTAGCCTATAAGAAGAAAGAAGTTTTCTAGAAATCTGAGTCCTTCAAACCATACTTCCCATCTGGATATCATCAAGCCTGACATTTATCCCTTGTGCCATTCCTTTGGGTTAAACATTGCCCTCTTTTTAGCAAACAACCCTGGGAAAGAGAACACATGATGACTAAAATCTGAATATTGTGTTTATTAGATAAATACAAGAGTGCTGGGGCCTGGGGAAAGCGAGGCATCTGGGGGTTTAAGAAGCTGAAAGAACAGAcacaaatggaaaaggaaaggaaatggtaGTGTCACTTGTGCTCCCTTCTTCCCTATCGTCCAGCGTGGATGCCACCTCCAGCCTGCAAGATGGAGCCCCTTCCCATCATCACACAGTGCATCTGGGCTCTGCAGCCCCTTGTATCCACTGCAGCCGCAACAAGAGGCCCCCGCTTGTTCGTCAGGGACGCTCCAAGGAAGGAAAGAGCCGCCCCCGGCCTGGAGAGACCACCGTGTTCTCTGTGGGCAGGTGGGGACAGAAAGCCCCAGAGAAAGGGAGTTTGAGGTGGGAGCCCCAGTGATCAGGCACCTGACTCCAAAGGTGGGCCCCAGCTCTGTTCTCCTAGACAGTGAGCTACAGCAGAAGTCAGGCTGTACATATGCCCCATAATCTGGGGAagtctccccccttcccccaggccaGAGGGAAGTGACCATGAAACCCAGATGTCCCTGGTTGGGGGGAAGCCTAGCAGTCTCTGAGTTGTGGTCTTAAGCCCCagtgttccctcccttcccaggtTCCGGGTGACACACATTGAGAAGCGCTATGGGCTACATGAGCATCGTGATGGCTCTCCCACGGACAGGAGCTGGGGGTCTGGTGGAGGGCAGGACACAGGGGGTAGTCAGGGGTCTGGGGGAGGGCAGCCCAGGGCAGGGACACCTGCCATTGAGAGTGTGCCCCCTGAAAGGCCACAGCCCCCGGGCCTTGCCAGTCCCCCAGTGC
Proteins encoded in this region:
- the RELL2 gene encoding RELT-like protein 2 isoform X1, which encodes MSAWRASGALSRTRTSLEPEPEPEPEPESSHRVLGRDGSSGQAGKGNALGVGEAGSGSWKRACAATVWHPCPGPAPLSLAAAPYPQEAPWPALAPQGLMSEPQPDLEPPQHGLYMLFLLVLVFFLMGLVGFMICHVLKKKGYRCRTSRGSEPDDAQLQPPEDDDMNEDTVERIVRCIIQNEANAEALKEMLGDSEGEGTVQLSSVDATSSLQDGAPSHHHTVHLGSAAPCIHCSRNKRPPLVRQGRSKEGKSRPRPGETTVFSVGRFRVTHIEKRYGLHEHRDGSPTDRSWGSGGGQDTGGSQGSGGGQPRAGTPAIESVPPERPQPPGLASPPVQNGGLRDGSLVPCALEGNPRASTEPIPGAGEKGSSPGLASREAIGQSSKLDTSDHQVSPPRGAGGV
- the RELL2 gene encoding RELT-like protein 2 isoform X2; this encodes MSEPQPDLEPPQHGLYMLFLLVLVFFLMGLVGFMICHVLKKKGYRCRTSRGSEPDDAQLQPPEDDDMNEDTVERIVRCIIQNEANAEALKEMLGDSEGEGTVQLSSVDATSSLQDGAPSHHHTVHLGSAAPCIHCSRNKRPPLVRQGRSKEGKSRPRPGETTVFSVGRFRVTHIEKRYGLHEHRDGSPTDRSWGSGGGQDTGGSQGSGGGQPRAGTPAIESVPPERPQPPGLASPPVQNGGLRDGSLVPCALEGNPRASTEPIPGAGEKGSSPGLASREAIGQSSKLDTSDHQVSPPRGAGGV